One window of the Sandaracinaceae bacterium genome contains the following:
- a CDS encoding CHASE domain-containing protein: MKLVTEAEHTRTGVLRAWVVPSLAVAVAYFVIARASLLLAIPPGFAAPIWPAAGVAVIALLRWPRAWPGILVGSIAANVQAIGEPASQAAIGIGVGATLQAALGAHLVRRWVGWPSTLESPKQILLFFAAIGPAAELVNATLGPLSLYVTGLVPADRLPLTMSVWWVGDTLGAVAAAPVLLAVLGRSQARWRRAATSLALPVGVVLSLVTLAYLGASWSERASEQARLDREVQQRADVLEREVAGYVEAVHAVALLHGARREGLSEEELLAFARGLRERHPAIFAVEWVPRVEARERPAFERELAARYPGFDSITERDGDARVSAASRSFYYPVALVEPLAPNASAIGFDLASHPDRLRAIRRALDRGQPTLSAPVTLVQETEGGRAVLLFVPVERRGLLIAVLRMSDLLAAVLPASRDRRAVELTDVAAGQGLHADADADAEADGMVLRSAVTMTAVDRQWQLTVSTAIAPVLVTWEPWAVLVAGGLLTWLLAVLLLVVTGQTARVARLVEERTAKLAASESRVRTIVDHVFDGVLSVDEDGVVAAMNPAAVRMFGDQVGEPFPSLFTDAPERPDGGPSLLELEGLRSDGQTFPLELALPAPSPERGGHATATVHDLTERKRVDRLKDEFLSTVSHELRTPLTSIRGALGITLGTMTATLPKRATDLLALADRNAHRLTALVDDLLDLGRASAGSLEIIQQRVSMSALVADAVDGVRTYASEREVGVAVEAHWEGDLWVDPQRMVQVLSNLLSNALKFSPEGGEVRLVALEQGERVRFEVHDRGPGVAPEHRERIFDRFHQADASDTRAVGGSGLGLAIAKEIVERSGGSIGVADREGGGAVFWVELRRPRREAAA; the protein is encoded by the coding sequence GTGAAGCTCGTGACCGAGGCGGAACACACTCGGACCGGCGTCCTGCGCGCCTGGGTCGTGCCCAGCCTCGCCGTCGCCGTCGCCTACTTCGTGATCGCCCGCGCGAGCCTCCTGCTGGCCATCCCTCCGGGCTTCGCGGCGCCGATCTGGCCGGCGGCCGGGGTCGCGGTCATCGCGCTGCTGCGCTGGCCGCGCGCGTGGCCGGGCATCCTCGTCGGGTCGATCGCCGCGAACGTGCAGGCGATCGGGGAGCCGGCGTCCCAGGCCGCCATCGGCATCGGCGTGGGCGCGACCCTCCAGGCCGCGCTCGGCGCGCACCTCGTCCGCCGCTGGGTCGGCTGGCCGTCCACGCTCGAGTCCCCGAAGCAGATCCTCCTCTTCTTCGCCGCGATCGGGCCCGCGGCCGAGCTGGTCAACGCGACCCTCGGTCCGCTCTCGCTCTACGTCACCGGGCTCGTCCCCGCCGATCGCCTGCCGCTGACCATGTCGGTCTGGTGGGTCGGTGACACGCTGGGCGCGGTCGCGGCCGCGCCGGTGCTCCTCGCCGTGCTGGGCCGATCGCAGGCGCGCTGGCGCCGCGCCGCGACCTCGCTCGCGCTCCCGGTAGGGGTCGTCCTGTCGCTCGTCACGCTCGCCTACCTCGGCGCCAGCTGGAGCGAGCGGGCGAGCGAGCAGGCGCGCCTGGACCGCGAGGTCCAGCAGCGCGCGGACGTGCTCGAGCGCGAGGTGGCCGGCTACGTCGAGGCGGTCCACGCGGTGGCCCTCCTCCACGGCGCGCGGCGCGAGGGCCTCTCCGAGGAGGAGCTGCTCGCGTTCGCGCGCGGGCTCCGCGAGCGACACCCCGCCATCTTCGCCGTCGAGTGGGTCCCCCGGGTCGAGGCGCGGGAGCGCCCGGCGTTCGAGCGCGAGCTCGCCGCGCGCTACCCCGGCTTCGATTCGATCACGGAGCGGGACGGCGACGCGCGCGTCTCCGCGGCCTCCCGGTCCTTCTACTACCCCGTCGCGCTGGTCGAGCCCCTGGCGCCCAACGCCTCGGCCATCGGCTTCGACCTCGCCAGCCACCCCGACCGGCTCCGCGCGATCCGGCGCGCCCTCGATCGCGGGCAGCCCACGCTCAGCGCGCCCGTCACCCTGGTGCAGGAGACCGAAGGGGGCCGCGCGGTCCTGCTCTTCGTGCCCGTCGAGCGGCGGGGCCTGCTCATCGCGGTCCTCCGCATGAGCGATCTGTTGGCCGCGGTGCTGCCCGCGTCGCGCGATCGCCGCGCCGTGGAGCTCACCGACGTGGCGGCCGGGCAGGGCCTCCACGCCGACGCCGACGCCGACGCTGAGGCCGACGGCATGGTCTTGCGCTCCGCCGTCACGATGACGGCGGTCGATCGACAGTGGCAGCTCACGGTGTCGACCGCGATCGCGCCCGTGCTCGTGACGTGGGAGCCATGGGCGGTGCTCGTGGCCGGTGGGCTCCTGACGTGGTTGCTCGCGGTCCTCCTGCTCGTGGTGACCGGTCAGACCGCGCGGGTCGCGCGGCTGGTGGAGGAGCGGACCGCGAAGCTCGCGGCGAGCGAGTCCCGGGTCCGCACCATCGTCGATCACGTCTTCGACGGAGTCCTCAGCGTCGACGAGGACGGAGTGGTCGCGGCCATGAATCCCGCCGCCGTGCGCATGTTCGGCGACCAGGTCGGAGAGCCTTTCCCTTCGCTCTTCACCGACGCGCCCGAGCGCCCCGATGGCGGCCCCTCCCTCCTCGAGCTGGAGGGCCTCCGGTCGGATGGACAGACCTTCCCCCTCGAGCTGGCGCTCCCCGCGCCCTCCCCCGAGCGAGGCGGACACGCCACGGCGACCGTGCACGACCTGACCGAGCGCAAGCGCGTGGACCGCCTCAAGGACGAGTTCCTCTCGACGGTCAGTCACGAGCTGCGCACCCCGCTGACCTCCATCCGGGGCGCGCTCGGGATCACGCTGGGCACGATGACGGCCACGCTGCCGAAGCGCGCGACGGACCTGCTCGCGCTCGCCGACCGCAACGCGCACCGCCTCACCGCGCTGGTCGACGATCTCCTGGACCTGGGTCGCGCGTCGGCCGGGAGCCTCGAGATCATCCAGCAGCGCGTGTCGATGTCGGCCCTGGTGGCGGACGCGGTCGACGGCGTCCGCACCTACGCCTCCGAGCGCGAGGTCGGGGTCGCGGTCGAGGCTCACTGGGAGGGGGACCTGTGGGTCGACCCGCAGCGCATGGTGCAGGTGCTCTCGAACCTCCTCTCCAACGCGCTCAAGTTCTCGCCCGAGGGCGGCGAGGTGCGGCTGGTCGCCCTGGAGCAGGGCGAGCGGGTGCGCTTCGAGGTGCACGATCGCGGGCCGGGCGTGGCGCCAGAGCACCGCGAGCGGATCTTCGATCGGTTCCACCAGGCCGACGCGTCGGACACGCGCGCCGTCGGCGGGAGCGGCCTCGGGCTGGCCATCGCCAAGGAGATCGTCGAGCGCTCGGGCGGGAGCATCGGCGTCGCGGATCGCGAGGGCGGCGGGGCGGTGTTCTGGGTCGAGCTCCGACGGCCACGGCGCGAAGCGGCGGCGTGA